One region of Brassica napus cultivar Da-Ae chromosome A10, Da-Ae, whole genome shotgun sequence genomic DNA includes:
- the LOC106430855 gene encoding omega-amidase, chloroplastic isoform X1, translating to MKSTVSSSLLNLKYLLNPNLRRRLISLTSVSIPKLSLSSITNHTTLNNLFPSSATSGLRTICSSTASSFKPEQARVPSALPLPAPPLTKFNMGLCQLSVTTDKKRNISHAKSAIEEAASKGAKLVLLSEMWNTPYTKGSFRAFAEDIDAGGDASPSTAMLSEVSKRLQVTIIGGSMPEKSGGRLYNTCCVFGSHGELKAKHRKIHLFDIDIPGKITYKESRTFTAGETPTVVDTDVGRIGIGICYDIRFQELAMMYAARGAHLLCYTGAFNMTTGPLHWELLQRARATDNQLYVATCSSARDYGSCYVAWGHSSLVGPFGEIIAKTEPEEAIIIAEIDYSLLEQRRSSLPLNKQRRGDLYQLVDIQRLNK from the exons ATGAAGTCAACAGTTTCATCGTCACTCCTCAATTTGAAGTATCTGTTAAACCCAAATCTTCGTCGTCGCTTAATCTCCCTCACATCTGTTTCCATCCCTAAATTGTCACTGAGTTCGATCACCAATCACACCACACTTAATAACCTCTTCCCATCTTCGGCAACCTCAGGTCTAAGAACCATCTGCTCTTCCACGGCATCCTCTTTCAAACCCGAACAAGCTAGAGTTCCATCCGCTCTTCCCCTCCCAGCTCCTCCGTTGACCAAA TTCAACATGGGATTGTGTCAGTTATCTGTCACAACTGACAAAAAGAGGAACATCTCTCACGCGAAGAGCGCCATCGAAGAAGCTGCTTCCAAGGGAGCTAAGCTTGTTCTCTTATCC GAAATGTGGAACACTCCTTATACCAAAGGTAGTTTCCGAGCTTTTGCGGAAGACATTGATGCAGGTGGTGACGCTTCTCCTTCCACCGCAATGCTTTCTGAAGTTTCCAAACGTCTCCAGGTTACGATCATTGGTGGCTCTATGCCTGAAAAATCCGGGGGGCGTTTGTACAACACTTGCTGTGTCTTTGGTTCCCATGGAGAGCTAAAAGCTAAGCATCGAAAg ATACATTTGTTTGACATAGACATTCCCGGGAAGATTACTTACAAGGAATCTAGAACTTTTACTGCTGGAGAGACACCAACAGTCGTTGACACAG ATGTGGGACGTATTGGAATAGGCATCTGCTATGATATCCGGTTCCAGGAGTTAGCTATGATGTATGCTGCAAGAG GGGCTCATTTGCTATGCTACACAGGAGCCTTTAATATGACAACTGGACCGCTCCATTGGGAATTACTTCAAAGGGCAAG GGCTACGGATAATCAG TTATATGTAGCGACATGTTCATCTGCCAGAGATTACGGATCTTGCTACGTTGCTTGGGGCCACTCTTCACTCGTCGGGCCT TTTGGAGAAATTATAGCGAAGACTGAGCCTGAGGAAGCAATTATCATAGCAGAGATTGATTACTCTCTCCTTGAACAACGAAG GTCAAGTCTTCCGTTAAATAAACAGCGGCGGGGAGATCTCTACCAGCTTGTAGACATACAGCGTCTgaacaaataa
- the LOC106430855 gene encoding omega-amidase, chloroplastic isoform X2 produces the protein MKSTVSSSLLNLKYLLNPNLRRRLISLTSVSIPKLSLSSITNHTTLNNLFPSSATSGLRTICSSTASSFKPEQARVPSALPLPAPPLTKFNMGLCQLSVTTDKKRNISHAKSAIEEAASKGAKLVLLSEMWNTPYTKGSFRAFAEDIDAGGDASPSTAMLSEVSKRLQVTIIGGSMPEKSGGRLYNTCCVFGSHGELKAKHRKIHLFDIDIPGKITYKESRTFTAGETPTVVDTDVGRIGIGICYDIRFQELAMMYAARGAHLLCYTGAFNMTTGPLHWELLQRARATDNQLYVATCSSARDYGSCYVAWGHSSLVGPRRLSLRKQLS, from the exons ATGAAGTCAACAGTTTCATCGTCACTCCTCAATTTGAAGTATCTGTTAAACCCAAATCTTCGTCGTCGCTTAATCTCCCTCACATCTGTTTCCATCCCTAAATTGTCACTGAGTTCGATCACCAATCACACCACACTTAATAACCTCTTCCCATCTTCGGCAACCTCAGGTCTAAGAACCATCTGCTCTTCCACGGCATCCTCTTTCAAACCCGAACAAGCTAGAGTTCCATCCGCTCTTCCCCTCCCAGCTCCTCCGTTGACCAAA TTCAACATGGGATTGTGTCAGTTATCTGTCACAACTGACAAAAAGAGGAACATCTCTCACGCGAAGAGCGCCATCGAAGAAGCTGCTTCCAAGGGAGCTAAGCTTGTTCTCTTATCC GAAATGTGGAACACTCCTTATACCAAAGGTAGTTTCCGAGCTTTTGCGGAAGACATTGATGCAGGTGGTGACGCTTCTCCTTCCACCGCAATGCTTTCTGAAGTTTCCAAACGTCTCCAGGTTACGATCATTGGTGGCTCTATGCCTGAAAAATCCGGGGGGCGTTTGTACAACACTTGCTGTGTCTTTGGTTCCCATGGAGAGCTAAAAGCTAAGCATCGAAAg ATACATTTGTTTGACATAGACATTCCCGGGAAGATTACTTACAAGGAATCTAGAACTTTTACTGCTGGAGAGACACCAACAGTCGTTGACACAG ATGTGGGACGTATTGGAATAGGCATCTGCTATGATATCCGGTTCCAGGAGTTAGCTATGATGTATGCTGCAAGAG GGGCTCATTTGCTATGCTACACAGGAGCCTTTAATATGACAACTGGACCGCTCCATTGGGAATTACTTCAAAGGGCAAG GGCTACGGATAATCAG TTATATGTAGCGACATGTTCATCTGCCAGAGATTACGGATCTTGCTACGTTGCTTGGGGCCACTCTTCACTCGTCGGGCCT CGAAGACTGAGCCTGAGGAAGCAATTATCATAG
- the LOC111211015 gene encoding 17.6 kDa class II heat shock protein-like, protein MDFARFPIISILEDMLEVPEEHSEKTRSNPSRAYVRDQKAMAATPADVIEQPDAYAFVVDMPGIKGDEIKVQVESDNVLVVSGERKRESKENEGVKYVRMERRMGKFMRKFQLPENADLEKISAGYNDGVLKVTVGKLPPPEPKKPKTIQVQVA, encoded by the coding sequence ATGGATTTCGCAAGGTTTCCGATCATCTCCATCCTCGAAGACATGCTCGAGGTCCCCGAAGAGCACAGCGAGAAGACCCGCAGCAACCCTTCGAGAGCTTACGTGCGAGACCAAAAGGCGATGGCGGCTACGCCAGCTGACGTCATCGAGCAACCCGACGCGTACGCTTTCGTGGTGGACATGCCTGGGATCAAAGGAGACGAGATCAAGGTCCAGGTCGAGAGCGACAACGTGCTCGTGGTGAGCGGAGAGAGGAAGAGGGAGAGCAAGGAGAACGAGGGAGTGAAGTATGTGAGGATGGAGAGGAGGATGGGGAAGTTCATGAGGAAGTTTCAGTTGCCTGAGAATGCGGATTTGGAGAAGATATCAGCTGGTTATAATGACGGTGTGTTGAAAGTGACTGTTGGGAAGCTTCCTCCTCCTGAGCCTAAGAAACCGAAGACTATTCAGGTCCAAGTGGCTTGA